One segment of Megachile rotundata isolate GNS110a chromosome 4, iyMegRotu1, whole genome shotgun sequence DNA contains the following:
- the LOC100882525 gene encoding uncharacterized protein LOC100882525 isoform X1, which yields MVCKENVVSWFGNLSSYKRIDVMCTLLNMCLPFEVRYLGTCVEDIGKRDYNDLRDTEHHANSASDLAELTTLGVADKRTRRKLALYMALLHSCNYACAVILYKNLSNFDYQEISNLLNGTIFTPDDQPLEELLLLYTMALNHPAFTYEQKSVFGNIYIKLQEEEARLNLSKSNSAYKQTQQGCTPCMSTNERLMDTEMQGSCMMAPPPMQTYHGEMAMRNNTMVTGVPPGLSMPPPGLCLPTPEQMPMGSGGATQYLHLGFPSVNHMPPWTGQVMMGNQLMYHTGDMLAYPPSPLVSRQSSPSQSRSPSRSNSPMGRRNNTMPRTSSQVTQSTSNTLTTSTSASNSQTSISSSNANSLPPLPTLGTSRSHPSQPPLLPSRSVPLSISSSTTFSRHNSIENTSSTLIPAAPQSKQPPPPRLRSSTSGDSLRETLGKEMPNFKGNLQNFSLDEIRRMSDEDLREIGLTPNAVGQLRSIVKSQTTNGLNQITPDKKLDNTTSTTHPVVDPNENEAIPGMEMLNDNGNQSSKSMPLQEQHPAMHHHHNHAATSNLRRYPTMPPLDPAQIQMYPAPPPMYAAQNAPCYACLTLPVAGVQNRYSRCNAQHVYCLTQLQALRLDPESSRHCSQSSSSDSTGSRSPPETPPAAPWVSGSENNAPPVSDHLSSVPVHSTSAVSHATPQQPIQSGPERQRTRRNQTHVIRHKNQMVNGGGPPNLSQCVSFPAPPSHSQVTYLPHGHFSALRPSSGIYSNFSHGPYTRPAYPTTYQPNGEMMYQYPGHPSSGGTPPPPPNAAATPVQAPYMPPTPVVTYAPAAVPPTKISCYNCGSSSHLAVDCKDQTMEDLTKKAQYRLDYSIMKQPGECLSSDK from the exons ATGGTGTGTAAGGAGAACGTGGTATCATGGTTTGGGAATCTGTCcag TTATAAACGCATCGATGTCATGTGCACGTTATTAAACATGTGCCTGCCATTTGAAGTACGATATCTTGGCACTTGCGTGGAGGATATTGGTAAGCGGGATTATAATGACCTGCGTGACACGGAACATCATGCAAATAGTGCCTCTGATCTTGCTGAGCTGACGACTTTAGGCGTGGCAGATAAACGCACACGAAGAAAACTTGCTCTTTATATGGCATTATTACATTCGTGTAATTATGCATGTGCAGTTATCTTGTACAAGAATCTATCAAATTTTGACTACCAAGAGATCTCTAACCTATTAAATGGGACCATCTTTACACCGGATGACCAACCTTTGGAAGAGCTGCTCTTATTGTATACGATGGCATTAAATCATCCAGCGTTTACTTATGAGCAGAAAAGTGTCTTCGGTAACATCTACATAAAGCTTCAAGAAGAAGAAGCTCGATTGAATCTCTCAAAGTCAAATTCAGCCTACAAGCAAACACAA caGGGTTGTACACCATGTATGAGCACAAATGAACGATTAATGGACACAGAGATGCAAGGCAGTTGTATGATGGCTCCTCCACCAATGCAAACTTACCATG gAGAAATGGCAATGAGAAATAATACCATGGTAACTGGAGTTCCTCCTGGTCTTTCGATGCCTCCACCTGGGTTATGCTTACCAACTCCAGAACAAATGCCAATGGGATCAGGTGGTGCAACACAGTATCTTCACCTTGGTTTTCCATCAGTAAATCATATGCCACCATGGACAGGTCAGGTTATGATGGGAAATCAACTGATGTATCATACTGGCGATATGTTGGCTTATCCACCTTCCCCCTTAGTCAGTCGCCAGTCGTCGCCATCCCAATCTCGATCTCCTAGTCGCAGTAATTCCCCAATGGGTCGCAGAAATAATACCATGCCGCGCACCTCTTCACAAGTGACACAGTCTACTTCGAACACCTTAACAACATCAACGAGTGCCTCTAACAGTCAGACAAGCATCTCCAGTTCGAATGCCAATTCCCTTCCTCCACTTCCCACGTTGGGTACGAGCAGAAGTCATCCTAGTCAACCTCCACTGCTTCCATCACGTTCTGTTCCCTTATCTATCAGCAGTTCTACTACTTTTTCACGGCATAATAGCATCGAGAATACCTCTTCTACCTTAATTCCGGCAGCACCTCAATCAAaacaaccaccaccaccacgATTGCGATCTTCGACTTCTGGTGACTCTTTACGAGAAACGTTAGGAAAGGAAATGCCAAATTTCAAAGGCAATTTGCAGAATTTTTCTCTCGACGAG ATTCGGAGAATGAGCGATGAGGATTTGAGGGAAATAGGATTAACGCCAAATGCAGTAGGACAATTACGGAGTATAGTTAAAAGTCAAACCACTAACGGTTTAAATCAAATCACTCCTGATAAAAAGTTGGACAATACTACTAGCACAACACACCCAGTTGTAGACCCAAATGAAAATGAA gcTATACCGGGAATGGAGATGTTAAACGATAACGGCAATCAAAGCAGTAAGTCAATGCCATTACAGGAACAGCATCCGGCAATGCATCatcatcataatcatgcagCTACTTCTAATTTACGGCGATATCCTACTATGCCACCATTAGATCCTGCGCAAATACAGATGTATCCTGCACCACCACCGATGTATGCTGCACAAAATGCGCCCTGTTACGCCTGTCTCACGTTACCCGTTGCTGGGGTACAAAATCGGTATTCAAG GTGCAATGCTCAACACGTATACTGTTTGACACAATTACAAGCCTTGAGGTTAGACCCTGAGAGTAGTAGGCATTGTTCTCAAAGTAGTAGTTCGGACAGTACCGGTAGTAGATCACCGCCAGAAACACCACCAGCAGCACCGTGGGTGAGTGGAAGCGAGAATAACGCGCCACCAGTTTCTGATCACCTTAGTTCCGTGCCGGTACATTCTACGAGTGCAGTGTCACACGCAACACCTCAGCAACCTATACAATCAGGACCGGAAAGGCAACGTACCAGAAGAAATCAGACGCATGTTATACGTCATAAAAATCAAATGGTGAACGGTGGTGGACCACCGAATCTTTCACAATGTGTTTCCTTCCCTGCACCGCCGTCGCATTCGCAGGTCACGTATCTGCCGCATGGTCATTTCTCGGCTTTGAGACCGAGCAGTGGTATTTATTCGAACTTCTCGCATGGACCGTACACAAGGCCGGCTTATCCAACTACCTACCAACCAAACGGTGAAATGATGTACCAGTATCCTGGACATCCATCATCAGGAGGTACGCCACCACCTCCTCCAAATGCAGCCGCAACACCAGTACAGGCGCCTTATATGCCACCTACTCCAGTTGTTACGTATGCACCTGCTGCCGTCCCACCAACGAAAATTTCGTGTTATAATTGTGGCAGTAGTAGTCACCTCGCAGTCGATTGTAAAGATCAAACTATGGAGGACCTTACTAAAAAAG CTCAGTATCGTCTAGACTACAGCATAATGAAACAACCTGGAGAGTGCCTAAGTTCTGACAAGTGA
- the LOC100882525 gene encoding uncharacterized protein LOC100882525 isoform X3 codes for MVCKENVVSWFGNLSSYKRIDVMCTLLNMCLPFEVRYLGTCVEDIGKRDYNDLRDTEHHANSASDLAELTTLGVADKRTRRKLALYMALLHSCNYACAVILYKNLSNFDYQEISNLLNGTIFTPDDQPLEELLLLYTMALNHPAFTYEQKSVFGNIYIKLQEEEARLNLSKSNSAYKQTQQGCTPCMSTNERLMDTEMQGSCMMAPPPMQTYHGEMAMRNNTMVTGVPPGLSMPPPGLCLPTPEQMPMGSGGATQYLHLGFPSVNHMPPWTGQVMMGNQLMYHTGDMLAYPPSPLVSRQSSPSQSRSPSRSNSPMGRRNNTMPRTSSQVTQSTSNTLTTSTSASNSQTSISSSNANSLPPLPTLGTSRSHPSQPPLLPSRSVPLSISSSTTFSRHNSIENTSSTLIPAAPQSKQPPPPRLRSSTSGDSLRETLGKEMPNFKGNLQNFSLDEIRRMSDEDLREIGLTPNAVGQLRSIVKSQTTNGLNQITPDKKLDNTTSTTHPVVDPNENEAIPGMEMLNDNGNQSNPAQIQMYPAPPPMYAAQNAPCYACLTLPVAGVQNRYSRCNAQHVYCLTQLQALRLDPESSRHCSQSSSSDSTGSRSPPETPPAAPWVSGSENNAPPVSDHLSSVPVHSTSAVSHATPQQPIQSGPERQRTRRNQTHVIRHKNQMVNGGGPPNLSQCVSFPAPPSHSQVTYLPHGHFSALRPSSGIYSNFSHGPYTRPAYPTTYQPNGEMMYQYPGHPSSGGTPPPPPNAAATPVQAPYMPPTPVVTYAPAAVPPTKISCYNCGSSSHLAVDCKDQTMEDLTKKAQYRLDYSIMKQPGECLSSDK; via the exons ATGGTGTGTAAGGAGAACGTGGTATCATGGTTTGGGAATCTGTCcag TTATAAACGCATCGATGTCATGTGCACGTTATTAAACATGTGCCTGCCATTTGAAGTACGATATCTTGGCACTTGCGTGGAGGATATTGGTAAGCGGGATTATAATGACCTGCGTGACACGGAACATCATGCAAATAGTGCCTCTGATCTTGCTGAGCTGACGACTTTAGGCGTGGCAGATAAACGCACACGAAGAAAACTTGCTCTTTATATGGCATTATTACATTCGTGTAATTATGCATGTGCAGTTATCTTGTACAAGAATCTATCAAATTTTGACTACCAAGAGATCTCTAACCTATTAAATGGGACCATCTTTACACCGGATGACCAACCTTTGGAAGAGCTGCTCTTATTGTATACGATGGCATTAAATCATCCAGCGTTTACTTATGAGCAGAAAAGTGTCTTCGGTAACATCTACATAAAGCTTCAAGAAGAAGAAGCTCGATTGAATCTCTCAAAGTCAAATTCAGCCTACAAGCAAACACAA caGGGTTGTACACCATGTATGAGCACAAATGAACGATTAATGGACACAGAGATGCAAGGCAGTTGTATGATGGCTCCTCCACCAATGCAAACTTACCATG gAGAAATGGCAATGAGAAATAATACCATGGTAACTGGAGTTCCTCCTGGTCTTTCGATGCCTCCACCTGGGTTATGCTTACCAACTCCAGAACAAATGCCAATGGGATCAGGTGGTGCAACACAGTATCTTCACCTTGGTTTTCCATCAGTAAATCATATGCCACCATGGACAGGTCAGGTTATGATGGGAAATCAACTGATGTATCATACTGGCGATATGTTGGCTTATCCACCTTCCCCCTTAGTCAGTCGCCAGTCGTCGCCATCCCAATCTCGATCTCCTAGTCGCAGTAATTCCCCAATGGGTCGCAGAAATAATACCATGCCGCGCACCTCTTCACAAGTGACACAGTCTACTTCGAACACCTTAACAACATCAACGAGTGCCTCTAACAGTCAGACAAGCATCTCCAGTTCGAATGCCAATTCCCTTCCTCCACTTCCCACGTTGGGTACGAGCAGAAGTCATCCTAGTCAACCTCCACTGCTTCCATCACGTTCTGTTCCCTTATCTATCAGCAGTTCTACTACTTTTTCACGGCATAATAGCATCGAGAATACCTCTTCTACCTTAATTCCGGCAGCACCTCAATCAAaacaaccaccaccaccacgATTGCGATCTTCGACTTCTGGTGACTCTTTACGAGAAACGTTAGGAAAGGAAATGCCAAATTTCAAAGGCAATTTGCAGAATTTTTCTCTCGACGAG ATTCGGAGAATGAGCGATGAGGATTTGAGGGAAATAGGATTAACGCCAAATGCAGTAGGACAATTACGGAGTATAGTTAAAAGTCAAACCACTAACGGTTTAAATCAAATCACTCCTGATAAAAAGTTGGACAATACTACTAGCACAACACACCCAGTTGTAGACCCAAATGAAAATGAA gcTATACCGGGAATGGAGATGTTAAACGATAACGGCAATCAAAGCA ATCCTGCGCAAATACAGATGTATCCTGCACCACCACCGATGTATGCTGCACAAAATGCGCCCTGTTACGCCTGTCTCACGTTACCCGTTGCTGGGGTACAAAATCGGTATTCAAG GTGCAATGCTCAACACGTATACTGTTTGACACAATTACAAGCCTTGAGGTTAGACCCTGAGAGTAGTAGGCATTGTTCTCAAAGTAGTAGTTCGGACAGTACCGGTAGTAGATCACCGCCAGAAACACCACCAGCAGCACCGTGGGTGAGTGGAAGCGAGAATAACGCGCCACCAGTTTCTGATCACCTTAGTTCCGTGCCGGTACATTCTACGAGTGCAGTGTCACACGCAACACCTCAGCAACCTATACAATCAGGACCGGAAAGGCAACGTACCAGAAGAAATCAGACGCATGTTATACGTCATAAAAATCAAATGGTGAACGGTGGTGGACCACCGAATCTTTCACAATGTGTTTCCTTCCCTGCACCGCCGTCGCATTCGCAGGTCACGTATCTGCCGCATGGTCATTTCTCGGCTTTGAGACCGAGCAGTGGTATTTATTCGAACTTCTCGCATGGACCGTACACAAGGCCGGCTTATCCAACTACCTACCAACCAAACGGTGAAATGATGTACCAGTATCCTGGACATCCATCATCAGGAGGTACGCCACCACCTCCTCCAAATGCAGCCGCAACACCAGTACAGGCGCCTTATATGCCACCTACTCCAGTTGTTACGTATGCACCTGCTGCCGTCCCACCAACGAAAATTTCGTGTTATAATTGTGGCAGTAGTAGTCACCTCGCAGTCGATTGTAAAGATCAAACTATGGAGGACCTTACTAAAAAAG CTCAGTATCGTCTAGACTACAGCATAATGAAACAACCTGGAGAGTGCCTAAGTTCTGACAAGTGA
- the MFS18 gene encoding major facilitator superfamily transporter 18 isoform X2: MPIISKEKQWSKPDSGIILSSFFGGYTLTQVASGYISDKIGGQKVLLISALGWSMTTFFMPEIIEFFSKSDSSVLLVAIVRTINGAFQGMHFPSMISLISQRLHETERASFFSLLTSGSALGTLLTGSLGSYLLENYNWMTVFQILGGLSLAWTLLLSYHILPFKERTTSIKSTTSYTLPWLKLLKKPPFWACVIGHACQNNCFFVLLSWMPAYFHDTFPEVKGWVVNMVPWLSILPCTFLGKALSEKIIRAGYSVTVTRKIIETICFITEVISLLLLANVKTFQSAIICLAFIIGGSGFHNNAIAVNPSDLAPKHSGSVFGLMNTVGAIPGFLGVYFSGHILHVTHSWSVVFIFIAIIDALGCIVYLLFGSGQAII, from the exons ATGCCAATTATAAGTAAAGAGAAACAATGGTCCAAACCAGATTCTGGAATAATATTATCTAGTTTTTTTGGTGGTTATACCTTAACACAAGTTGCAAGTGGTTATATTAGCGATAAAATTGGAGGAcaaaaagtattattaatttCGGCTCTTGGATGGTCTATGACAACATTCTTTATGccagaaattatagaattcttCTCAAAAAGTGATTCATCTGTATTATTAGTAGCAATTGTAAGAACAATAAATGGAGCATTCCAag GAATGCATTTTCCTAGTATGATTAGTTTAATAAGTCAACGATTACATGAAACAGAAAGAGCATCATTTTTTAGTCTATTAACATCTGGATCTGCTCTTGGTACATTGCTTACTGGATCCTTAGGTTCCTATTTATTGGAAAACTATAACTGGATgacagtttttcaaattttag GAGGTTTGAGCTTGGCATGGACACTTCTATTAAGTTACCATATTCTCCCATTTAAGGAAAGAACAACGTCTATTAAATCTACTACTAGCTACACTTTGCCTTGGTTGAAGCTCCTGAAAAAACCTCCATTCTG GGCATGTGTAATAGGTCATGCTTGCCAAAATAATTGCTTTTTTGTATTGTTGTCCTGGATGCCAGCATATTTTCATGATACATTTCCTGAAGTGAAG GGTTGGGTTGTAAATATGGTACCATGGTTGTCTATTCTACCTTGTACATTTTTGGGCAAAGCACTTTCTGAAAAAATCATCAGAGCTGGATACTCTGTTACAGTGACacgtaaaataattgaaacaataTGTTTTATAACTGAAGTTATAAGTTTACTACTTTTAG CAAATGTGAAAACCTTCCAAAGTGCTATAATTTGTCTTGCATTTATAATTGGTGGATCAGGTTTCCATAACAATGCAATTGCAGTGAATCCTTCTGATCTTGCACCCAAACATTCTGGCAGTGTATTTGGATTAATGAATACTGTTGGTGCTATACCTG GATTCCTTGGAGTATATTTTTCTGGACATATTCTGCATGTAACACATAGCTGGTccgttgtatttatatttatagctATAATAGATGCATTAGGATGTATAGTGTATTTGTTATTTGGTTCTGGTCAAGCAATTATATAA
- the LOC100882525 gene encoding uncharacterized protein LOC100882525 isoform X2: MVCKENVVSWFGNLSSYKRIDVMCTLLNMCLPFEVRYLGTCVEDIGKRDYNDLRDTEHHANSASDLAELTTLGVADKRTRRKLALYMALLHSCNYACAVILYKNLSNFDYQEISNLLNGTIFTPDDQPLEELLLLYTMALNHPAFTYEQKSVFGNIYIKLQEEEARLNLSKSNSAYKQTQGCTPCMSTNERLMDTEMQGSCMMAPPPMQTYHGEMAMRNNTMVTGVPPGLSMPPPGLCLPTPEQMPMGSGGATQYLHLGFPSVNHMPPWTGQVMMGNQLMYHTGDMLAYPPSPLVSRQSSPSQSRSPSRSNSPMGRRNNTMPRTSSQVTQSTSNTLTTSTSASNSQTSISSSNANSLPPLPTLGTSRSHPSQPPLLPSRSVPLSISSSTTFSRHNSIENTSSTLIPAAPQSKQPPPPRLRSSTSGDSLRETLGKEMPNFKGNLQNFSLDEIRRMSDEDLREIGLTPNAVGQLRSIVKSQTTNGLNQITPDKKLDNTTSTTHPVVDPNENEAIPGMEMLNDNGNQSSKSMPLQEQHPAMHHHHNHAATSNLRRYPTMPPLDPAQIQMYPAPPPMYAAQNAPCYACLTLPVAGVQNRYSRCNAQHVYCLTQLQALRLDPESSRHCSQSSSSDSTGSRSPPETPPAAPWVSGSENNAPPVSDHLSSVPVHSTSAVSHATPQQPIQSGPERQRTRRNQTHVIRHKNQMVNGGGPPNLSQCVSFPAPPSHSQVTYLPHGHFSALRPSSGIYSNFSHGPYTRPAYPTTYQPNGEMMYQYPGHPSSGGTPPPPPNAAATPVQAPYMPPTPVVTYAPAAVPPTKISCYNCGSSSHLAVDCKDQTMEDLTKKAQYRLDYSIMKQPGECLSSDK; encoded by the exons ATGGTGTGTAAGGAGAACGTGGTATCATGGTTTGGGAATCTGTCcag TTATAAACGCATCGATGTCATGTGCACGTTATTAAACATGTGCCTGCCATTTGAAGTACGATATCTTGGCACTTGCGTGGAGGATATTGGTAAGCGGGATTATAATGACCTGCGTGACACGGAACATCATGCAAATAGTGCCTCTGATCTTGCTGAGCTGACGACTTTAGGCGTGGCAGATAAACGCACACGAAGAAAACTTGCTCTTTATATGGCATTATTACATTCGTGTAATTATGCATGTGCAGTTATCTTGTACAAGAATCTATCAAATTTTGACTACCAAGAGATCTCTAACCTATTAAATGGGACCATCTTTACACCGGATGACCAACCTTTGGAAGAGCTGCTCTTATTGTATACGATGGCATTAAATCATCCAGCGTTTACTTATGAGCAGAAAAGTGTCTTCGGTAACATCTACATAAAGCTTCAAGAAGAAGAAGCTCGATTGAATCTCTCAAAGTCAAATTCAGCCTACAAGCAAACACAA GGTTGTACACCATGTATGAGCACAAATGAACGATTAATGGACACAGAGATGCAAGGCAGTTGTATGATGGCTCCTCCACCAATGCAAACTTACCATG gAGAAATGGCAATGAGAAATAATACCATGGTAACTGGAGTTCCTCCTGGTCTTTCGATGCCTCCACCTGGGTTATGCTTACCAACTCCAGAACAAATGCCAATGGGATCAGGTGGTGCAACACAGTATCTTCACCTTGGTTTTCCATCAGTAAATCATATGCCACCATGGACAGGTCAGGTTATGATGGGAAATCAACTGATGTATCATACTGGCGATATGTTGGCTTATCCACCTTCCCCCTTAGTCAGTCGCCAGTCGTCGCCATCCCAATCTCGATCTCCTAGTCGCAGTAATTCCCCAATGGGTCGCAGAAATAATACCATGCCGCGCACCTCTTCACAAGTGACACAGTCTACTTCGAACACCTTAACAACATCAACGAGTGCCTCTAACAGTCAGACAAGCATCTCCAGTTCGAATGCCAATTCCCTTCCTCCACTTCCCACGTTGGGTACGAGCAGAAGTCATCCTAGTCAACCTCCACTGCTTCCATCACGTTCTGTTCCCTTATCTATCAGCAGTTCTACTACTTTTTCACGGCATAATAGCATCGAGAATACCTCTTCTACCTTAATTCCGGCAGCACCTCAATCAAaacaaccaccaccaccacgATTGCGATCTTCGACTTCTGGTGACTCTTTACGAGAAACGTTAGGAAAGGAAATGCCAAATTTCAAAGGCAATTTGCAGAATTTTTCTCTCGACGAG ATTCGGAGAATGAGCGATGAGGATTTGAGGGAAATAGGATTAACGCCAAATGCAGTAGGACAATTACGGAGTATAGTTAAAAGTCAAACCACTAACGGTTTAAATCAAATCACTCCTGATAAAAAGTTGGACAATACTACTAGCACAACACACCCAGTTGTAGACCCAAATGAAAATGAA gcTATACCGGGAATGGAGATGTTAAACGATAACGGCAATCAAAGCAGTAAGTCAATGCCATTACAGGAACAGCATCCGGCAATGCATCatcatcataatcatgcagCTACTTCTAATTTACGGCGATATCCTACTATGCCACCATTAGATCCTGCGCAAATACAGATGTATCCTGCACCACCACCGATGTATGCTGCACAAAATGCGCCCTGTTACGCCTGTCTCACGTTACCCGTTGCTGGGGTACAAAATCGGTATTCAAG GTGCAATGCTCAACACGTATACTGTTTGACACAATTACAAGCCTTGAGGTTAGACCCTGAGAGTAGTAGGCATTGTTCTCAAAGTAGTAGTTCGGACAGTACCGGTAGTAGATCACCGCCAGAAACACCACCAGCAGCACCGTGGGTGAGTGGAAGCGAGAATAACGCGCCACCAGTTTCTGATCACCTTAGTTCCGTGCCGGTACATTCTACGAGTGCAGTGTCACACGCAACACCTCAGCAACCTATACAATCAGGACCGGAAAGGCAACGTACCAGAAGAAATCAGACGCATGTTATACGTCATAAAAATCAAATGGTGAACGGTGGTGGACCACCGAATCTTTCACAATGTGTTTCCTTCCCTGCACCGCCGTCGCATTCGCAGGTCACGTATCTGCCGCATGGTCATTTCTCGGCTTTGAGACCGAGCAGTGGTATTTATTCGAACTTCTCGCATGGACCGTACACAAGGCCGGCTTATCCAACTACCTACCAACCAAACGGTGAAATGATGTACCAGTATCCTGGACATCCATCATCAGGAGGTACGCCACCACCTCCTCCAAATGCAGCCGCAACACCAGTACAGGCGCCTTATATGCCACCTACTCCAGTTGTTACGTATGCACCTGCTGCCGTCCCACCAACGAAAATTTCGTGTTATAATTGTGGCAGTAGTAGTCACCTCGCAGTCGATTGTAAAGATCAAACTATGGAGGACCTTACTAAAAAAG CTCAGTATCGTCTAGACTACAGCATAATGAAACAACCTGGAGAGTGCCTAAGTTCTGACAAGTGA
- the MFS18 gene encoding major facilitator superfamily transporter 18 isoform X1: MDTCTQQRFMQNKSICSFSKIKVYRASSRSSQQFKGGFNQDEKTNSSWSRKERRKWFLSLLCGTCLIYATRTSVPLLMPIISKEKQWSKPDSGIILSSFFGGYTLTQVASGYISDKIGGQKVLLISALGWSMTTFFMPEIIEFFSKSDSSVLLVAIVRTINGAFQGMHFPSMISLISQRLHETERASFFSLLTSGSALGTLLTGSLGSYLLENYNWMTVFQILGGLSLAWTLLLSYHILPFKERTTSIKSTTSYTLPWLKLLKKPPFWACVIGHACQNNCFFVLLSWMPAYFHDTFPEVKGWVVNMVPWLSILPCTFLGKALSEKIIRAGYSVTVTRKIIETICFITEVISLLLLANVKTFQSAIICLAFIIGGSGFHNNAIAVNPSDLAPKHSGSVFGLMNTVGAIPGFLGVYFSGHILHVTHSWSVVFIFIAIIDALGCIVYLLFGSGQAII, encoded by the exons ATGGATACATGTACACAGCAAAGATTTATGCAAAATAAAAGTATATGCAGCTTCagcaaaataaaagtatataGAGCTTCAAGTAGAAGCTCTCAACAATTCAAAGGAG GATTCAACCAAGATGAGAAAACAAATTCATCTTGGTCAAG aaaggaaagaagaaaatgGTTTTTATCACTATTGTGCGGCACTTGTCTCATATATGCCACAAGGACATCTGTTCCCTTATTAATGCCAATTATAAGTAAAGAGAAACAATGGTCCAAACCAGATTCTGGAATAATATTATCTAGTTTTTTTGGTGGTTATACCTTAACACAAGTTGCAAGTGGTTATATTAGCGATAAAATTGGAGGAcaaaaagtattattaatttCGGCTCTTGGATGGTCTATGACAACATTCTTTATGccagaaattatagaattcttCTCAAAAAGTGATTCATCTGTATTATTAGTAGCAATTGTAAGAACAATAAATGGAGCATTCCAag GAATGCATTTTCCTAGTATGATTAGTTTAATAAGTCAACGATTACATGAAACAGAAAGAGCATCATTTTTTAGTCTATTAACATCTGGATCTGCTCTTGGTACATTGCTTACTGGATCCTTAGGTTCCTATTTATTGGAAAACTATAACTGGATgacagtttttcaaattttag GAGGTTTGAGCTTGGCATGGACACTTCTATTAAGTTACCATATTCTCCCATTTAAGGAAAGAACAACGTCTATTAAATCTACTACTAGCTACACTTTGCCTTGGTTGAAGCTCCTGAAAAAACCTCCATTCTG GGCATGTGTAATAGGTCATGCTTGCCAAAATAATTGCTTTTTTGTATTGTTGTCCTGGATGCCAGCATATTTTCATGATACATTTCCTGAAGTGAAG GGTTGGGTTGTAAATATGGTACCATGGTTGTCTATTCTACCTTGTACATTTTTGGGCAAAGCACTTTCTGAAAAAATCATCAGAGCTGGATACTCTGTTACAGTGACacgtaaaataattgaaacaataTGTTTTATAACTGAAGTTATAAGTTTACTACTTTTAG CAAATGTGAAAACCTTCCAAAGTGCTATAATTTGTCTTGCATTTATAATTGGTGGATCAGGTTTCCATAACAATGCAATTGCAGTGAATCCTTCTGATCTTGCACCCAAACATTCTGGCAGTGTATTTGGATTAATGAATACTGTTGGTGCTATACCTG GATTCCTTGGAGTATATTTTTCTGGACATATTCTGCATGTAACACATAGCTGGTccgttgtatttatatttatagctATAATAGATGCATTAGGATGTATAGTGTATTTGTTATTTGGTTCTGGTCAAGCAATTATATAA